One stretch of Paenibacillus sp. AN1007 DNA includes these proteins:
- a CDS encoding alpha/beta hydrolase — MSRNDDLHTLGSSSYIQTRDGRKLHYMSRGTGGVTVVFESGMGVSRSSWGLIVPAAAEYARTVVYDRAGSGRSDVDPAPRTLARIAEDLNDLLTALGPGPFILVGHSWGGPIVRAAAAADLSRLKGILLVDPSDEHCELYFSKTAKVGFAMNGTLIPILARLGLYRFLGIKEFRSQPADVAADHLREDYTVQAAQTVAAEGKHFLQDMKLLREQPPQLGDLEVSIISGTLPGRGERKIRPAIVQAHRQTVSRLSNARWVEAARSGHLVMFTDPEIIINEILRMIRGTE, encoded by the coding sequence ATGAGTCGTAATGATGACTTACATACGTTAGGTTCAAGTTCATATATTCAGACCCGGGATGGCCGCAAGCTGCATTATATGAGTAGAGGGACAGGGGGAGTGACCGTCGTTTTTGAGTCGGGTATGGGAGTGTCCAGGTCATCATGGGGTCTGATTGTACCGGCTGCTGCGGAGTATGCACGCACCGTTGTATACGACAGAGCGGGATCGGGACGAAGTGATGTTGATCCTGCTCCCCGTACTTTGGCCAGGATTGCGGAAGACCTGAATGACCTGCTGACGGCGCTGGGACCGGGTCCGTTTATTCTGGTGGGGCACAGCTGGGGAGGCCCTATTGTTCGCGCAGCGGCGGCTGCCGACCTGTCTCGCCTGAAGGGCATCCTTCTTGTAGATCCATCAGATGAACACTGTGAATTGTATTTTTCGAAGACAGCCAAAGTAGGATTTGCGATGAACGGTACACTTATACCCATTCTGGCTCGTCTGGGATTGTACCGGTTCCTAGGCATTAAGGAATTCCGGTCCCAGCCGGCTGATGTTGCGGCAGATCACCTCCGGGAGGATTATACGGTACAAGCCGCTCAGACGGTGGCTGCCGAGGGGAAGCATTTCCTGCAGGATATGAAGCTGCTGCGGGAACAGCCTCCGCAGCTGGGAGATCTGGAAGTCAGCATCATTTCGGGTACCTTGCCGGGCAGGGGAGAGCGCAAAATCAGACCAGCAATCGTTCAAGCTCATCGACAGACCGTGAGCAGGCTGTCCAATGCAAGATGGGTGGAAGCCGCACGGTCGGGTCATTTGGTGATGTTTACAGATCCTGAGATCATTATTAATGAGATTCTGCGAATGATAAGAGGTACGGAGTAA
- a CDS encoding copper amine oxidase N-terminal domain-containing protein: MRKAGGNQVKKVMSALAVSAMLMSALPLSVMDAAARISIYINDTELPSMQAPVMKAGRVLVPLRSIFEGLDADVQYSNKTKKITATRGDQEVSLTLGSKAAYINGQLTKLDVPASTIKGNTMVPIRFVSEAFGEKVFWNSRNQRVDIKTTTASEPPIDDTQYSAWNIYGSVSGSNGDGRDLTVSFTRAMSEKTVSAYRVMLVKTRNVNTFNETAAAAVPSGNYTSITPNGSNPKLTLNAQTRDVNGDLLNSNETYRLYVLTVGNSSNNYKNTLGWSSQSLKLNNVRSSVQAVTNLRAADVSDYGDGRDMEINFTQPSTTSNITYYRAFVVKAKDASSFNLDTANKVSNANSTIIYKGSSNTVKSQLTSSSRDTSGELIKSGTSYVVYIMSVSTNTSTDSKLSSASSSLTLSVNTASAPVITQVRDISDYGDGRDIQVSFNRSSDESKVANYRVFVVRNTVASSFNLTTASNLSSSLYYTVNKTGNNITVNLPSNMRDTSGYNVTNLQDYRIFVMAAGTQQNNYTNALSASSSVLRLTSNSTAGVASNLSVTDIADNGNGSDLRVSFTKASDESSISHYRVFVVPASYAGSFNLNSANSSSYYTQVNKTGSNLTVNLQSNTRDTFGNLISNGLPYRVFVLSVNNNGNWSQNALSSSSAQITLTQNAALSAPTNVTAADVADNGNANDIQVTFNRSANEANVSQYRVFVVKANSSLSLSTASSLDSRFYTAVNKSNSTSFRLPVGTLTTDGSTIVNGGEYRVYVMAVNNNSSLSNALSSPSGVVKLNLTSAVQEASNVAVTFAEAAQATGEATDISINFTKPQNDAGIASYALMIVPSSQSEVFNLAAAKSVLSSTNSYLTVPKNGSSANVQPFAFTKDVSGNKIDSSKSYQVFVLSLSENNSRESSLSRGSNVFKINAKQQAQPIDVKAAVVTASSEGQIIKVNLQSDNEQGISQYRAFIVKDGSRFGLDEANSISADRYQELTKGDTLLTLSKDTSGQTITSGTYQIYVLSVAQQQSVRNALSNASKVTVEVPAQSSANPPAANVPSSDTPAS, translated from the coding sequence ATGAGGAAAGCGGGAGGCAATCAAGTGAAAAAGGTGATGTCAGCACTGGCCGTATCGGCCATGCTTATGTCTGCGCTGCCACTATCTGTGATGGATGCAGCAGCAAGAATCAGCATTTATATTAACGATACCGAGCTGCCATCGATGCAGGCTCCAGTAATGAAGGCTGGACGTGTGCTCGTTCCGCTGCGGTCCATTTTTGAAGGACTTGATGCGGATGTGCAGTACAGTAACAAAACCAAAAAGATTACGGCAACCCGTGGTGACCAAGAGGTTTCGTTAACCCTAGGTTCCAAAGCTGCGTATATCAACGGACAGCTGACCAAACTCGATGTGCCTGCGAGTACAATCAAGGGCAATACCATGGTGCCGATTCGTTTTGTGAGTGAAGCTTTTGGGGAAAAAGTGTTCTGGAACTCACGTAATCAGCGTGTGGATATCAAAACAACAACTGCATCTGAACCGCCGATTGACGACACACAGTATTCCGCATGGAATATCTATGGATCAGTATCCGGCAGCAATGGAGATGGCCGTGATCTGACGGTAAGCTTCACACGTGCAATGTCGGAGAAGACGGTATCTGCTTACCGCGTGATGCTGGTGAAAACGCGCAATGTGAACACCTTTAACGAAACGGCAGCGGCAGCTGTACCTTCGGGGAACTATACCTCCATTACACCTAATGGCAGCAATCCGAAGCTTACCCTCAACGCCCAGACACGTGATGTTAATGGCGATCTGTTAAACAGCAATGAAACCTACCGTTTATATGTATTAACTGTAGGCAACAGCAGCAATAACTACAAAAATACGTTAGGCTGGTCTTCTCAGAGCTTGAAGTTGAATAATGTTCGTTCTTCCGTACAGGCTGTAACGAACCTGCGCGCCGCAGATGTCAGCGATTATGGTGATGGTAGAGATATGGAGATCAACTTCACGCAGCCGAGCACAACTTCGAATATTACGTACTACCGCGCTTTTGTTGTGAAAGCGAAGGATGCATCATCGTTTAACCTGGATACTGCGAACAAAGTATCTAACGCCAACTCCACGATCATTTATAAAGGCAGCTCCAATACAGTTAAAAGTCAGCTTACCTCTTCATCGCGGGATACTTCAGGCGAACTGATCAAAAGTGGAACGTCTTATGTTGTTTACATCATGTCTGTAAGCACGAATACATCAACAGACAGCAAACTGTCCTCGGCTTCATCTTCCCTGACGCTGTCTGTAAACACAGCATCAGCTCCAGTCATTACACAAGTGAGAGATATTTCGGATTATGGAGATGGACGCGACATTCAGGTAAGCTTTAACCGTTCATCGGATGAGTCGAAGGTGGCGAACTATCGTGTGTTTGTTGTACGCAATACGGTGGCAAGCAGCTTTAATCTGACTACAGCAAGCAATCTGTCGTCCAGCTTGTATTACACGGTGAATAAAACCGGTAATAACATTACGGTTAACCTGCCTTCGAATATGAGAGACACCAGCGGTTACAACGTAACGAATTTGCAGGATTATCGGATTTTTGTCATGGCAGCAGGTACGCAGCAGAACAACTACACCAATGCGCTGTCAGCTTCTTCGAGTGTGTTGAGACTGACTTCTAACAGCACTGCAGGTGTGGCGAGCAATCTGTCTGTTACCGATATCGCGGACAATGGGAACGGATCTGACCTGCGTGTCTCGTTTACCAAAGCGTCAGATGAATCCAGTATTTCTCACTATCGCGTGTTTGTAGTGCCCGCAAGCTATGCAGGAAGCTTCAATCTGAATTCTGCCAACTCGTCAAGCTATTACACGCAGGTAAATAAAACGGGAAGCAATCTTACAGTAAACCTGCAGTCTAATACACGGGACACATTCGGGAACCTGATCTCCAATGGCCTTCCTTACCGTGTGTTTGTCCTGTCGGTAAACAATAACGGAAATTGGAGCCAGAATGCCCTATCTTCATCCTCGGCCCAAATCACGTTAACACAAAATGCAGCTTTAAGTGCACCGACTAATGTAACTGCAGCTGATGTGGCGGATAACGGTAATGCGAATGATATCCAAGTGACATTTAACCGATCAGCGAATGAAGCGAACGTGAGTCAGTACCGTGTATTTGTTGTAAAAGCGAACAGTTCATTGAGTTTATCTACCGCAAGTTCTTTAGACAGCAGATTTTATACTGCTGTAAATAAATCGAATAGCACCTCGTTCAGGCTGCCTGTTGGAACCTTAACAACAGATGGCAGCACGATCGTTAACGGCGGGGAATATCGAGTTTATGTAATGGCTGTGAATAACAACAGTTCTCTGTCAAATGCTTTATCGTCACCATCAGGTGTTGTTAAGCTAAATTTGACTTCTGCTGTTCAGGAAGCAAGTAATGTCGCAGTAACATTTGCTGAAGCAGCACAAGCAACCGGAGAGGCAACCGACATTTCAATCAATTTCACGAAACCTCAAAATGATGCAGGGATCGCCAGCTATGCCTTAATGATCGTGCCTTCAAGTCAGTCGGAAGTTTTTAACTTGGCTGCAGCCAAATCCGTTCTCTCTTCTACTAATAGTTATCTGACTGTACCTAAAAACGGGTCTAGTGCGAATGTTCAACCATTTGCATTCACAAAGGATGTTAGCGGGAATAAGATTGATTCTAGTAAATCGTACCAAGTTTTTGTCTTATCTTTGTCAGAAAACAATTCAAGAGAATCCAGTCTGTCTCGTGGCTCTAATGTATTCAAAATCAATGCGAAGCAGCAGGCACAGCCGATCGATGTAAAAGCAGCTGTAGTAACTGCAAGTAGTGAAGGGCAAATCATAAAGGTTAATCTTCAGTCAGACAATGAGCAGGGTATTTCACAATACAGAGCTTTCATTGTGAAGGACGGTTCCCGTTTTGGACTGGATGAGGCTAACAGTATCAGTGCCGATAGATATCAGGAATTAACGAAAGGTGATACGTTATTAACTCTTTCCAAAGATACAAGTGGACAGACAATAACTTCTGGAACGTATCAAATTTATGTTCTCTCTGTTGCACAGCAGCAATCCGTTCGTAACGCCTTATCCAATGCTTCTAAAGTCACAGTGGAGGTGCCTGCTCAATCATCAGCGAACCCACCGGCGGCGAATGTGCCATCTTCTGACACACCTGCTTCATAA
- a CDS encoding hemolysin family protein has translation MDGIIALNLFLVAVFIGLTAFFVGAEFAILKVRMSRIDQLISEGNKKAVVAKKVAQHLDYYLSACQLGITITALVLGALGEPTVEKMLHPLFESLEVPAALSTVLSYGIALAVITFLHVVIGELAPKTLAIQFAEKMTLLLAPPLYWFGKIMNPFIYALNGAARLLLGIFRIKPAGHDTVHSEEELKLIMAQSFESGEINQTELDYLKNIFAFDERLLQEIMIPRNKIVTLNKEMPLDQIIEVLNQHEYTRYPVIASGDADHFVGFINTKQTLTSVAAGRTFSMNTFIHPMPSFSERSPIKDVLIQMQQSRVHIASVKNEAGATIGMVTMEDILEEIVGDIKDEYEHKDLVNPPKKLKLV, from the coding sequence TTGGACGGAATAATAGCCTTGAATTTATTTTTAGTAGCTGTATTTATCGGTTTGACCGCGTTTTTCGTAGGAGCCGAATTCGCTATTTTGAAGGTGCGGATGTCCCGTATTGATCAATTGATCTCGGAAGGCAATAAAAAAGCAGTGGTCGCCAAAAAAGTGGCGCAACATCTGGATTATTATCTGTCTGCATGTCAACTTGGAATTACCATTACGGCGCTCGTACTGGGAGCATTGGGTGAGCCGACCGTTGAGAAGATGCTTCATCCGTTATTCGAGAGTCTGGAAGTGCCTGCTGCGCTGTCTACTGTCCTTTCTTACGGTATTGCGCTGGCAGTAATCACGTTCCTGCATGTCGTCATTGGGGAGCTGGCACCCAAAACACTTGCAATCCAATTTGCTGAAAAGATGACGCTGCTGCTTGCACCGCCGCTCTACTGGTTCGGTAAAATCATGAATCCGTTCATTTATGCGCTGAATGGTGCAGCACGTTTATTACTTGGCATTTTTCGCATCAAACCTGCCGGGCATGATACGGTGCATTCCGAAGAAGAATTAAAGCTGATTATGGCACAAAGTTTTGAGAGCGGCGAGATTAACCAGACGGAGCTGGACTATCTCAAAAACATTTTTGCCTTTGACGAGCGTTTGCTCCAGGAGATCATGATTCCTCGAAATAAAATTGTTACGCTGAATAAAGAAATGCCTTTGGATCAGATTATTGAGGTGTTGAACCAGCATGAGTATACGAGATATCCTGTCATTGCAAGTGGGGATGCAGACCATTTTGTCGGGTTTATCAATACCAAGCAAACGTTAACGAGTGTGGCGGCGGGCAGAACGTTCAGCATGAATACGTTCATTCATCCGATGCCCAGCTTCTCGGAGCGTTCTCCGATCAAGGATGTGCTCATTCAGATGCAGCAGAGCCGTGTGCATATCGCTTCAGTCAAAAACGAAGCTGGCGCAACAATCGGCATGGTGACGATGGAGGACATCCTCGAGGAGATTGTCGGGGATATCAAGGATGAATACGAGCATAAGGATCTGGTAAATCCACCGAAGAAATTAAAATTGGTGTAA
- a CDS encoding hemolysin family protein has product MDIITILNIALLIILIVLTAFFVASEFAVVKIRTSRVDQLVAEGNKKAVLAKKVVSDLDYYLSACQLGITVTALGLGALGKPTVERLLYPVFSYLDVPASASAVASYAIAFILVTFLHVVVGEMAPKTLAIQFSEKLTLLLSPPLYWFGKVMYPFIWALNGASRVILRGFGVKPAGHDQAYSEDEIKIIMNQSYEGDESNKTKLSYLENVFVFDERDAKDIMVPRTELVTLNQDMTYDDIIPILDEHNYSRYPVIEDGDKDRIIGVVNVKKILPDMVATRAHQLSEFVREIPFVSEVTPIQDAMIKMQQERVHMAVVVDEYGGTSGIITMEDILEELVGEIRDEFDADEVADIQETGENQYLINGRVLLDELERQFGIVFEGNEEMDTVAGWIQYQKGVGVEKGDTVEHGDYVWTVVDAENYHIKQVLLERVSGAEAEEPASDLA; this is encoded by the coding sequence TTGGACATAATTACCATATTAAATATCGCATTACTTATCATCTTGATTGTACTGACCGCATTTTTCGTTGCGTCGGAGTTTGCTGTTGTGAAGATTCGTACATCAAGAGTGGATCAACTGGTTGCCGAAGGCAATAAAAAGGCAGTGCTTGCTAAGAAAGTCGTCTCGGATCTGGATTATTATCTGTCCGCCTGTCAGCTGGGGATTACGGTTACGGCTCTGGGCCTCGGGGCATTGGGTAAACCAACGGTGGAGAGATTGCTGTATCCGGTGTTCAGTTATCTGGACGTGCCTGCCTCTGCCTCGGCAGTTGCTTCTTATGCGATAGCTTTTATTCTCGTTACGTTTTTGCATGTCGTTGTTGGTGAGATGGCACCCAAAACGCTGGCGATTCAATTTTCCGAAAAATTGACCTTGTTACTCTCGCCGCCGCTTTACTGGTTTGGTAAAGTCATGTATCCGTTTATCTGGGCGCTCAATGGCGCATCGCGTGTAATCCTGCGTGGATTCGGTGTGAAGCCTGCCGGACATGATCAAGCCTATTCCGAGGACGAGATCAAGATCATTATGAACCAGAGCTATGAAGGTGATGAGAGCAACAAGACCAAGCTTTCGTATCTGGAAAATGTTTTCGTATTCGACGAACGTGATGCCAAAGACATTATGGTTCCGCGTACAGAACTGGTTACCCTGAATCAGGATATGACGTATGACGATATTATTCCTATATTGGATGAACATAACTATTCCCGATATCCCGTCATTGAGGATGGAGATAAAGACCGCATCATCGGCGTGGTGAACGTCAAGAAGATTTTGCCGGACATGGTAGCAACCCGGGCCCATCAATTGAGTGAATTCGTGCGCGAAATTCCATTTGTGTCGGAAGTAACTCCCATTCAGGATGCGATGATCAAGATGCAGCAGGAACGGGTTCATATGGCTGTCGTCGTGGATGAGTATGGCGGCACTTCGGGAATCATTACGATGGAGGACATTCTCGAGGAATTAGTTGGCGAGATTCGGGATGAGTTCGATGCAGATGAAGTGGCGGACATTCAGGAAACCGGAGAAAACCAGTATCTGATCAACGGCCGGGTGCTTCTGGATGAACTGGAGCGTCAGTTCGGAATTGTATTCGAGGGCAATGAAGAGATGGATACCGTTGCCGGATGGATTCAGTACCAGAAGGGTGTCGGCGTGGAAAAAGGAGATACGGTTGAGCACGGTGACTACGTTTGGACCGTTGTCGATGCCGAGAACTATCACATCAAGCAGGTGCTGCTTGAGCGTGTCAGCGGCGCTGAGGCGGAAGAACCTGCAAGCGATCTGGCTTAA
- a CDS encoding alpha/beta hydrolase, with translation MKHIYKAGTQPDAPTMLLLHGTGGTENDLVGLAEMIAPGAAILGVRGNVSENGMPRFFRRLAEGVFDEEDLIARTAELGSFIDAAAEEYGFNRTNVYALGYSNGANIAASLVFHQADVFKGAILHHPMVPLRGLTLPDLKGMPVFIGAGENDPIVPKRETEELASLLSGAGADVHMHWERQGHQLTRSEAEAAAAWYKSQM, from the coding sequence ATGAAACATATCTATAAAGCAGGTACACAGCCAGATGCACCGACTATGCTGCTGCTGCACGGTACCGGAGGGACGGAAAACGACCTGGTTGGACTGGCAGAGATGATTGCTCCAGGAGCAGCGATCCTTGGAGTACGGGGGAACGTCTCCGAGAATGGTATGCCGCGTTTCTTCCGTCGTCTTGCAGAAGGGGTATTTGACGAGGAGGATCTGATTGCTCGGACGGCAGAGCTGGGTTCTTTTATCGATGCTGCCGCGGAGGAGTATGGATTTAACCGTACGAACGTGTATGCACTGGGATACTCCAATGGGGCCAACATTGCAGCAAGTCTGGTGTTCCATCAGGCGGATGTATTCAAGGGAGCAATCCTGCATCATCCAATGGTACCGCTGCGCGGACTGACGCTGCCTGATCTGAAGGGAATGCCGGTATTTATCGGTGCAGGGGAGAATGATCCAATCGTGCCGAAACGTGAAACGGAGGAATTGGCTTCGCTGCTGAGCGGGGCAGGTGCTGATGTGCATATGCATTGGGAACGTCAGGGACATCAGCTGACACGGTCTGAGGCAGAAGCTGCGGCGGCATGGTATAAGTCACAGATGTAG
- a CDS encoding ring-cleaving dioxygenase: MMFRTSGIHHITAFVDDAQKNVDFYAGVLGLRLVKKTINFDAPDVYHLYYGNEQGAPGTIITFFPQQHARRGVIGSGQTGVTVYAVPMGSLSFWKERLASFDIPYENKTRFGEQYIRFFDKGGLLLELVEREGGQPSQWAFNGVTPEHAVKGFGGAVLYSHVPEKTMDVLVSKLGLEQVGEENGLIRLRAAGDLGQIIDIQSTGIQRGIGGAGTVHHIAWRAKDYTEHEQIQQDLDQTGYHPTPVIDRQYFNAVYFREPGGILFEIATDPPGFARDEPQETMGEKLMLPEWYEPQRAQIEQLLPPIQVREWKGETK; this comes from the coding sequence ATTATGTTCAGAACGTCAGGCATTCATCATATTACGGCATTTGTAGACGACGCACAGAAAAATGTAGATTTTTATGCAGGTGTACTGGGACTCAGATTGGTGAAAAAAACGATCAACTTTGATGCACCGGATGTGTATCATTTGTATTACGGCAATGAGCAGGGAGCTCCGGGTACGATCATTACCTTTTTCCCGCAGCAGCATGCCAGAAGAGGTGTGATCGGTTCGGGTCAGACGGGAGTTACTGTGTATGCCGTACCGATGGGCAGTCTGTCCTTCTGGAAAGAACGTCTTGCTTCCTTCGATATTCCATATGAAAATAAAACCAGATTCGGTGAACAATATATTCGGTTCTTCGATAAAGGAGGACTGCTCCTTGAACTCGTTGAGCGCGAGGGTGGTCAGCCAAGCCAGTGGGCATTTAACGGGGTAACACCGGAGCATGCAGTCAAAGGATTTGGGGGTGCGGTGTTATACAGCCACGTCCCTGAGAAAACGATGGACGTACTTGTCAGCAAGCTTGGTCTGGAGCAGGTTGGTGAAGAAAATGGCCTGATCCGTCTGCGTGCAGCGGGTGATCTGGGGCAGATCATCGATATTCAATCGACAGGCATCCAGCGGGGGATCGGCGGTGCAGGAACGGTGCATCATATCGCATGGCGTGCCAAAGATTATACGGAGCATGAGCAGATTCAACAGGATCTGGATCAAACCGGGTATCACCCAACACCGGTGATCGACCGTCAGTACTTTAATGCGGTATATTTCCGGGAGCCAGGCGGCATTCTGTTCGAGATCGCGACAGACCCTCCGGGATTTGCAAGGGATGAGCCGCAAGAGACGATGGGAGAGAAATTGATGCTGCCCGAATGGTATGAACCACAGCGTGCGCAGATCGAACAACTGCTGCCGCCAATTCAAGTGCGTGAATGGAAAGGGGAGACGAAATAA
- a CDS encoding GNAT family N-acetyltransferase, which yields MRANTLSNHQKAAPQIRPASKQDVDQIVPLLVQAIGDIAYALAGEADHERAMDILRDYVTQENNRISYQNITVMEQDGQVAGMLVAYAGDDADRLDQPILDRPGRNQDEKYALVKETRPGEYYLDTLSVSESFQGQGIGRALMAAFEQQGKELGHTRAALIVEQDNGRAMQLYERQGYVQDDVILIGGHEYDHMVKTISDL from the coding sequence GTGAGAGCAAATACTCTGTCAAATCATCAGAAAGCAGCACCACAGATCAGACCTGCGTCGAAGCAGGATGTGGATCAAATTGTTCCGCTGCTCGTGCAGGCCATTGGTGATATTGCATATGCGCTGGCGGGTGAAGCGGATCATGAGCGGGCAATGGATATTTTGCGGGACTACGTGACACAGGAAAATAATCGGATCAGTTATCAGAACATCACGGTGATGGAGCAGGATGGACAGGTTGCCGGGATGCTGGTGGCGTACGCGGGTGATGATGCAGATCGTCTGGATCAACCCATATTAGATCGGCCCGGACGGAATCAGGATGAGAAATATGCTTTGGTAAAAGAAACCCGTCCCGGGGAGTATTATCTGGATACTCTTTCGGTAAGCGAGAGTTTTCAGGGGCAGGGCATCGGCCGTGCACTGATGGCTGCTTTCGAGCAGCAGGGTAAAGAACTAGGTCACACACGTGCTGCGCTGATCGTGGAACAGGACAACGGTCGTGCGATGCAGCTGTATGAACGCCAGGGCTACGTTCAAGATGACGTCATTCTCATTGGAGGACACGAGTACGATCATATGGTCAAAACAATTTCAGACCTGTAG
- a CDS encoding AraC family transcriptional regulator — MLAFRLAGEPDSRLPLYLYGVGTQEEKGLHRPQGFPVHQLFLARGGGGHFNISGKGTVVIQAGQLFVLESETAHEYIPHPKNGGELGYIGIGGDAAALVLQTAGLIQRTPSTITQFDLIWSRMMELWEALDQGRVSMWNTSALVYRLVLDITQAITSTSTVCSSPLREKRSGQSSLEPGGAVQEYRTGDSRVHVNSDAGMDGLNRAVALMQAHYQDDLLLKHVAEAVGYSVQHLNRLFHQHYGVTGHQYMQRWRLQKGLEWLNKHPQASVKEAAENVGMEVNYFIRMYKREFGETPGRGVKHRNQLQLRQSVSFHNNQDQP; from the coding sequence ATGTTAGCGTTTCGTTTGGCGGGGGAACCGGATTCGCGATTGCCTTTGTATCTGTACGGTGTGGGTACGCAGGAAGAGAAAGGACTGCATAGACCCCAGGGTTTTCCGGTGCATCAGTTATTTTTGGCACGGGGCGGTGGGGGACATTTCAACATTTCGGGAAAAGGGACTGTAGTCATCCAGGCTGGGCAGCTGTTTGTACTTGAATCAGAAACAGCTCATGAATACATTCCTCACCCCAAAAATGGCGGAGAGTTGGGGTACATCGGCATCGGCGGTGATGCGGCAGCGTTGGTGCTTCAAACGGCCGGTTTAATTCAGAGAACGCCTTCCACAATAACCCAGTTCGATCTGATATGGTCACGAATGATGGAACTCTGGGAAGCACTGGATCAGGGTAGGGTATCCATGTGGAATACATCTGCTTTGGTATACAGGCTGGTTCTTGATATAACCCAAGCCATTACATCGACATCGACAGTATGTTCCTCTCCTTTAAGGGAGAAAAGGTCCGGACAGTCCTCATTAGAACCTGGGGGTGCTGTTCAGGAGTACAGGACGGGCGATTCACGCGTACATGTTAATTCGGATGCAGGTATGGATGGGCTTAACCGGGCAGTGGCCTTGATGCAGGCACATTATCAGGATGATCTGTTATTGAAACATGTGGCCGAAGCCGTAGGCTACTCTGTGCAGCATCTGAATCGTTTGTTTCACCAGCATTACGGTGTGACGGGCCATCAATACATGCAGCGCTGGCGTCTGCAAAAAGGACTGGAGTGGTTGAACAAGCATCCTCAGGCTAGTGTGAAGGAAGCGGCGGAGAACGTAGGCATGGAAGTGAATTATTTCATTCGCATGTATAAACGTGAATTCGGGGAAACACCGGGCAGAGGTGTGAAGCACCGCAATCAGCTCCAACTGAGGCAGAGCGTGTCTTTTCACAATAATCAAGATCAGCCCTAA
- the ilvA gene encoding threonine ammonia-lyase IlvA, whose amino-acid sequence MEDIVRAHHVLREVIVRTPLQRDAVLSAKYNCNVYLKREDLQVVRSFKIRGAYNMIRNLTPAEMEKGIVCASAGNHAQGVAFSCNALGIHGKIFMPSTTPNQKVKQVRRFGGDNVEVVLIGDTYDDAYAEAMRACDEKGMTFIHPFDQPKIIAGNGTVAMEIMESLDENADYMFVTIGGGGLAAGVGTYMKTVSPETRIIGVEPLGAASMSEAVFRKQVVTLDDIDKFVDGAAVKRVGDLTYDICSSILDDIVKVPEGKACTTILELYNENAIVVEPAGSLAVAALEQYREQIAGKTVVCVISGGNNDIDRMQEIKERSLIYEGLKYYFMVNFPQRAGALREFLEEVLGPNDDIARFEYTKKHDKENGPALVGIELMYKEDYQPLIERMNRKGITYTELNKNLNLFNMLI is encoded by the coding sequence ATGGAAGATATTGTGCGCGCACATCATGTGCTGCGTGAAGTGATTGTAAGAACACCGCTGCAGCGTGACGCTGTACTGTCGGCTAAATATAACTGTAACGTGTATCTGAAGCGGGAAGACCTGCAGGTGGTGCGTTCATTCAAAATTCGTGGAGCCTACAACATGATACGTAATCTGACTCCTGCCGAAATGGAGAAGGGCATTGTCTGCGCAAGCGCGGGCAACCATGCACAGGGGGTTGCATTCAGCTGTAATGCGCTGGGCATTCACGGTAAAATTTTCATGCCAAGCACAACACCGAACCAGAAGGTGAAGCAGGTACGTCGTTTTGGTGGCGATAATGTGGAGGTTGTTTTGATCGGTGACACCTATGATGATGCATATGCTGAAGCGATGCGTGCATGCGACGAGAAAGGCATGACCTTTATCCATCCGTTTGATCAGCCGAAGATTATTGCAGGAAACGGAACGGTTGCGATGGAGATTATGGAAAGTCTTGATGAGAATGCAGACTATATGTTTGTGACCATCGGCGGCGGCGGCTTGGCAGCCGGGGTAGGAACGTACATGAAAACGGTCAGCCCAGAGACACGTATTATCGGTGTGGAGCCGCTTGGGGCAGCATCTATGAGTGAGGCAGTGTTCCGCAAACAGGTGGTTACGCTGGACGATATCGATAAATTTGTGGATGGTGCAGCGGTAAAACGGGTTGGTGATCTGACCTATGACATCTGCAGCAGCATTCTGGACGATATCGTGAAGGTTCCTGAAGGCAAAGCCTGCACAACGATTCTGGAGTTATATAACGAAAATGCCATCGTTGTCGAGCCTGCAGGTTCGCTGGCTGTAGCTGCACTGGAGCAGTACCGGGAACAGATCGCAGGCAAGACAGTGGTCTGTGTGATCAGCGGCGGTAACAATGATATTGACCGGATGCAGGAGATTAAGGAGCGTTCCTTGATCTACGAGGGATTGAAATATTATTTCATGGTGAATTTCCCGCAGCGTGCAGGAGCTTTGCGTGAGTTCCTGGAGGAAGTGCTTGGTCCTAACGATGATATCGCCAGATTTGAATATACGAAGAAACATGATAAGGAAAACGGCCCTGCCCTGGTTGGCATCGAGTTGATGTACAAAGAAGACTACCAGCCGCTCATCGAACGGATGAACCGCAAAGGTATCACATATACGGAACTGAACAAAAACTTGAATCTGTTCAATATGTTAATCTGA